A stretch of Usitatibacter palustris DNA encodes these proteins:
- a CDS encoding RelA/SpoT family protein, whose protein sequence is MLTSTATTGASAFEAELQKRFGPQFADLPVRCLHFAQAACQATSRPDAFDRALGVAGLLLVQGADPETVAAAIVSQAIPEADLDLDAIQANFGAELASLLRGLSRAGRIETLNSKGVDIEQLRKMLLAIAEDVRVVLIKLAERVVYLRSITKADDALRRAAGKQTLALFAPLANRLGVSEMKWELEDYAFRFQEPDVYKKIAQLLDEKRNDREAYIQRVIATLRQELDALGIQATIQGRPKHIYSIWRKMGGKNVGFEQLYDIRAVRVIVPSIRECYTVLGIVHDLWTPVEGEFDDYIASPKANNYRSLHTAVVGPEGQTLEVQVRTEEMHQHSEHGVAAHWRYKEGGRADRKFDTKIAWLRQVLAWKSELAGGADRERASLFEDTIYVLTPQGKVVDLPAGSTPLDFAYHVHTDLGHRCRGAKVDGHMVPLDYHLRNAQTVEIMSTKQGGPSRDWLSPQLGYLASPRALAKVRQWFRHEDFEKDAAEGRTALEKELQRLGSTGFAHDRVAGGCGFDKLEEFLAALGRGEVTSRQIEIAVRGEAPVAPAGPIVPITPAASSGRTSSGVLVLGVNNIATLMAKCCKPVPPDPIIGFITRTRGVMVHRQDCTNITGLREDQRDRLMPAEWGKTGDAPFSADFEVVAKDRQGLLRDISDAISRERINVTGVNTLSRGAHAYMRFTLQVSSSDSIQRVLRAVKDVPGVDTARRL, encoded by the coding sequence ATGCTCACCTCGACCGCCACGACCGGGGCGAGTGCCTTCGAAGCCGAGCTCCAGAAGCGCTTCGGACCGCAGTTCGCCGATCTCCCCGTGCGTTGCCTGCATTTCGCGCAGGCCGCGTGCCAGGCCACGTCCCGTCCGGACGCGTTTGACCGCGCCCTCGGTGTGGCCGGGCTGCTGCTCGTGCAGGGGGCGGATCCGGAGACGGTGGCCGCGGCGATCGTGAGCCAGGCGATTCCCGAGGCCGATCTCGATCTCGATGCGATCCAGGCCAACTTCGGCGCCGAGCTCGCGTCGCTGCTGCGCGGGCTTTCGCGCGCGGGGCGCATCGAGACGCTCAACTCCAAGGGCGTGGACATCGAACAGCTTCGCAAGATGCTGCTCGCCATTGCCGAGGACGTCCGGGTGGTGCTCATCAAGCTCGCCGAGCGCGTGGTGTACCTGCGTTCGATCACCAAGGCCGACGACGCGCTGCGCCGCGCCGCGGGCAAGCAGACGCTCGCGCTCTTCGCGCCGCTCGCCAATCGCCTCGGCGTCTCGGAGATGAAGTGGGAGCTCGAGGACTACGCGTTCCGCTTCCAGGAACCCGACGTCTACAAGAAGATCGCCCAGCTCCTCGACGAGAAGCGCAACGACCGCGAGGCCTACATCCAGCGCGTGATCGCCACGCTGCGCCAGGAGCTCGATGCGCTGGGCATCCAGGCCACGATCCAGGGGCGGCCCAAGCACATCTATTCGATCTGGCGAAAGATGGGCGGCAAGAACGTGGGCTTCGAGCAGCTCTACGACATCCGCGCCGTGCGCGTGATCGTGCCGAGCATCCGCGAGTGCTACACGGTGCTGGGCATCGTGCACGACCTGTGGACGCCGGTCGAAGGCGAGTTCGACGACTACATCGCGAGCCCGAAGGCGAACAACTACCGTTCGCTGCACACCGCCGTGGTCGGCCCCGAGGGGCAGACGCTCGAGGTCCAGGTGCGCACGGAGGAAATGCACCAGCATTCCGAACACGGCGTGGCCGCGCACTGGCGCTACAAGGAAGGCGGCCGCGCGGATCGCAAGTTCGACACGAAGATCGCGTGGCTGCGGCAGGTGCTCGCGTGGAAGAGCGAGCTCGCGGGCGGCGCCGATCGCGAGCGCGCGAGCCTCTTCGAAGACACGATCTATGTCCTCACACCGCAAGGAAAGGTCGTCGATCTTCCCGCGGGCTCCACGCCGCTCGACTTCGCGTATCACGTGCACACCGACCTCGGCCACCGCTGCCGCGGCGCGAAGGTCGATGGCCACATGGTCCCGCTCGACTACCACCTGCGAAATGCGCAGACGGTGGAGATCATGTCCACCAAGCAGGGCGGGCCGTCGCGCGATTGGCTCTCGCCGCAGCTGGGTTACCTCGCGAGCCCGCGCGCGCTCGCGAAGGTGCGCCAGTGGTTCCGGCACGAGGATTTCGAGAAGGACGCCGCCGAGGGACGCACCGCGCTGGAAAAGGAATTGCAGCGGCTGGGCTCGACGGGCTTCGCGCACGATCGCGTGGCCGGTGGCTGCGGCTTCGACAAGCTCGAGGAATTCCTCGCGGCCCTCGGCCGCGGTGAGGTGACCTCGCGGCAGATCGAGATCGCCGTGCGCGGCGAAGCGCCGGTCGCACCCGCCGGGCCGATCGTTCCCATCACGCCGGCCGCATCTTCCGGCCGTACGTCGTCGGGCGTGCTGGTGCTGGGCGTGAACAACATCGCGACACTGATGGCGAAGTGCTGCAAGCCGGTGCCGCCTGATCCGATCATCGGGTTCATCACGCGCACGCGCGGCGTGATGGTCCATCGCCAGGACTGCACGAACATCACGGGACTACGCGAAGACCAGCGCGACCGCCTGATGCCGGCGGAGTGGGGCAAGACCGGTGATGCGCCGTTCTCGGCCGATTTCGAGGTCGTCGCGAAGGACCGGCAAGGCCTGCTGCGCGACATCTCCGACGCCATTTCCCGCGAGCGCATCAACGTCACGGGCGTGAACACGCTGTCGCGTGGCGCGCACGCCTACATGCGATTTACCCTGCAGGTCAGTTCCTCGGATTCCATCCAGCGCGTGCTTCGCGCGGTGAAAGACGTGCCTGGCGTCGACACCGCTCGCCGTCTGTAG
- a CDS encoding circularly permuted type 2 ATP-grasp protein, whose protein sequence is MPPPILYNEMFQGDRTVRPHYAAFADWLKETPPERIAQNRHAADLLFHRVGITFAVYGEASGTERLIPFDLVPHVLPGKDWDHLARGISQRITALNRFLADVYHGQDIVRAGRIPYEQIAGNPQFREEMIGVHVPGGIYAHVAGIDIVRHSDGKYYVLEDNLRTPSGVSYMLENRKMMMRLFPELFARQHIRPVDHYPDLLLETLRELAPQGEEATIVLLTPGHYNSAYFEHAFLAQQMGVELVEGQDLFVQNNTVFMRTTQGPQRVDVIYRRIDDDFLDPQAFRPDSMLGVPGLLSAYRAGRVALANAIGTGVADDKSMYPYVPEMIRFYLGEEPILENVPTYTLRKEDDLKYVLDHLAELVVKEAQGSGGYGMLVGPTASSDERERYRQRILDAPERFIAQPTLSLSLVPTFCGDKLCDRHIDLRPYVLTGSQVRLAPGGLTRVALREGSLVVNSSQGGGVKDTWVVD, encoded by the coding sequence ATGCCGCCTCCCATTCTTTATAACGAGATGTTCCAGGGCGACCGAACGGTCCGCCCCCACTACGCCGCGTTCGCCGACTGGCTGAAGGAAACGCCGCCCGAGCGCATCGCGCAGAACCGGCATGCGGCCGACCTCCTCTTCCACAGGGTGGGGATCACCTTCGCCGTCTATGGCGAGGCCTCGGGCACCGAACGGCTGATTCCCTTCGACCTCGTGCCCCATGTCCTGCCCGGCAAGGACTGGGACCACCTCGCCCGCGGCATCAGCCAGCGGATCACTGCCCTCAACCGCTTCCTCGCCGACGTCTACCACGGGCAGGACATCGTGAGGGCCGGCCGCATCCCCTATGAACAGATCGCGGGCAACCCGCAGTTCCGCGAGGAAATGATCGGCGTCCACGTCCCCGGCGGCATCTATGCCCACGTGGCCGGCATCGACATCGTCCGGCATTCGGACGGGAAGTACTACGTGCTCGAGGACAACCTGCGCACCCCGTCGGGCGTGTCGTACATGCTCGAGAACCGCAAGATGATGATGCGGCTCTTCCCCGAGCTCTTCGCGCGCCAGCACATCCGCCCGGTCGACCACTACCCGGACCTGCTGCTCGAGACCCTGCGCGAGCTCGCCCCCCAGGGCGAAGAGGCCACGATCGTCCTGCTCACGCCGGGGCACTACAACAGTGCGTACTTCGAGCACGCCTTCCTCGCCCAGCAGATGGGTGTCGAGCTGGTCGAGGGGCAGGACCTCTTCGTCCAGAACAACACCGTCTTCATGCGCACGACGCAGGGCCCCCAGCGGGTGGACGTGATCTACCGCCGGATCGACGACGACTTCCTCGATCCCCAGGCCTTCCGCCCGGACTCGATGCTGGGCGTGCCCGGCCTGCTCAGCGCCTATCGCGCCGGGCGCGTGGCACTGGCCAACGCGATCGGCACCGGGGTGGCGGACGACAAGTCCATGTACCCGTACGTCCCGGAGATGATCCGTTTCTACCTCGGCGAGGAACCCATCCTCGAGAACGTGCCGACCTACACCCTGCGCAAGGAGGACGACCTGAAATACGTCCTCGACCACCTGGCCGAGCTCGTGGTGAAGGAAGCGCAGGGCTCCGGGGGCTACGGCATGCTGGTCGGCCCCACGGCCTCGAGCGACGAGCGCGAGCGCTATCGCCAGCGCATCCTCGACGCCCCCGAACGGTTCATCGCGCAGCCCACGCTCTCGCTCTCGCTGGTGCCCACCTTCTGCGGCGACAAGCTTTGCGACCGCCACATCGACCTTCGCCCCTACGTCCTCACCGGCAGCCAGGTGCGGCTCGCGCCCGGGGGCCTCACGCGCGTCGCATTGCGCGAGGGCTCGCTGGTGGTGAATTCTTCGCAGGGCGGCGGCGTGAAAGACACCTGGGTGGTGGACTAA
- a CDS encoding alpha-E domain-containing protein → MMLSRVASNLYWMSRYVERAENTARVLDVTWRMSMLVKEQRLQDQEWFAPLNITGTLFPFSGRHNVVCAREVLHFMAFDPENPSSIYACARTARENARAVRGSITSEMWEVLNTTWLEMQQMDEEKMTQRGVSTFFEWVKDRSHLFRGVTFGTMRRDEAYHFARLGTHLERSDNTARILDVKYHILLPSVKDVGGAVDYYQWSAVLRSVSAFEAYRKAYRDVITPIKLAELLILRADIPRSLHFCIRQTHDTLQFLKNAQAEETLHRAGELLAALQYGKISEIFAQGLHEYLTAFLKSTQQLSNGVQKSFFAPSVVE, encoded by the coding sequence ATGATGCTTTCGCGCGTAGCGTCGAATCTCTACTGGATGTCCCGGTACGTCGAGCGGGCGGAGAACACCGCGCGCGTGCTCGACGTCACGTGGCGAATGTCGATGCTGGTCAAGGAGCAGCGCCTGCAGGACCAGGAGTGGTTCGCGCCGCTCAACATCACCGGCACGCTGTTTCCGTTCTCGGGCCGGCACAACGTCGTGTGCGCCCGCGAAGTCCTGCACTTCATGGCGTTCGATCCGGAGAATCCGTCGTCCATCTACGCCTGCGCGCGCACCGCTCGCGAGAACGCACGCGCCGTGCGCGGCTCGATCACCTCCGAGATGTGGGAAGTGCTCAACACCACGTGGCTGGAGATGCAGCAGATGGACGAGGAGAAGATGACCCAGCGCGGGGTCTCGACCTTCTTCGAATGGGTGAAGGACCGCAGCCACCTCTTTCGCGGCGTGACCTTCGGCACGATGCGGCGCGACGAGGCCTATCACTTCGCGCGCCTCGGCACACACCTCGAGCGCTCCGACAACACCGCGCGCATCCTGGACGTGAAATATCACATCCTGTTGCCCAGCGTGAAGGACGTGGGCGGCGCCGTCGACTACTACCAGTGGTCCGCAGTGCTGCGCTCGGTCTCGGCCTTCGAGGCCTATCGCAAGGCCTACCGCGACGTGATCACGCCGATCAAGCTCGCCGAGCTGCTGATCCTGCGCGCCGACATCCCGCGCAGCCTCCACTTCTGCATCCGGCAGACCCACGACACGCTCCAGTTCCTGAAGAACGCGCAGGCCGAGGAAACGCTGCACCGCGCCGGCGAGCTGCTCGCCGCACTCCAGTACGGCAAGATCTCCGAGATCTTCGCGCAGGGGCTGCACGAGTACCTCACCGCGTTCCTCAAGTCGACGCAGCAGCTCTCCAACGGCGTGCAGAAGAGCTTCTTCGCCCCCAGCGTGGTCGAATGA
- a CDS encoding proteasome-type protease, whose protein sequence is MTYCVAVRLDSGMIFASDSRTNAGVDQIATFSKMRVYEKNEDRLIVVLSSGNLGITQGVINLLDRHKNAEEGETTIWNVDSMYDAAAIVGEALREMQRRDGTFLTQGNVDAGASLIVGGQIKGEATRLFHVYAQGNFIEALGDTPYFQLGESKYGKPILDRVVTPSTPQKEAAKCVLISFDSTMKSNISVGLPIDMLWYPRDSLRVGLQQRIREGDPYFTMLRSRWGGGLRRVFAELPDPDWLE, encoded by the coding sequence ATGACCTACTGCGTTGCCGTCCGGCTCGACTCCGGAATGATCTTCGCCTCCGACTCGCGCACCAACGCGGGCGTGGACCAGATCGCCACGTTCTCGAAGATGCGCGTCTACGAAAAGAACGAGGATCGCCTCATCGTCGTCCTTTCCTCGGGCAACCTGGGAATCACGCAGGGTGTCATCAACCTCCTCGACCGCCACAAGAATGCCGAGGAGGGCGAGACGACGATCTGGAACGTCGATTCGATGTACGACGCCGCGGCCATCGTGGGCGAAGCCCTGCGCGAAATGCAGCGGCGCGACGGCACGTTCCTCACGCAGGGCAACGTCGATGCGGGAGCGAGCCTCATCGTGGGCGGCCAGATCAAGGGGGAGGCCACGCGCCTCTTCCACGTCTACGCCCAGGGCAACTTCATCGAGGCGCTGGGCGACACGCCCTATTTCCAGCTCGGCGAATCGAAGTACGGCAAGCCCATCCTCGACCGCGTGGTGACGCCCTCCACGCCGCAGAAGGAAGCGGCCAAGTGCGTGCTGATCTCCTTCGACTCGACGATGAAATCGAACATCTCGGTGGGCCTGCCCATCGACATGCTCTGGTACCCGCGCGACAGCCTGCGCGTCGGATTGCAACAGCGCATCCGTGAAGGCGATCCCTACTTCACGATGCTTCGCTCGCGTTGGGGCGGCGGACTTCGGCGGGTCTTCGCCGAGCTGCCCGATCCCGACTGGCTCGAATAA
- a CDS encoding DUF2126 domain-containing protein: MTIKVALHHRTRYVFDRLVGLSPHEVRLRPAAHARTPIESYSLTVKPEKHFLNWQQDPYGNWLARLVFPEKSRELEVTVDLVANMTVVNPFDFFVDPRADTFPFAYTPENERELAPYLEVEPPTPRVTAWVERARKEILASSPTTVDFLVAINARLAADVRYLIRMEPGIQPPELTLERCEGSCRDSAWLLVQILRRLGLAARFASGYLIQLVADVKPLDGPAGTTKDFTDLHAWCEAYVPGAGWVGLDPTSGLLTGEGHIPLACTALPSSAAPVSGFTDVCNATLDFEMSVTRLHEDPRVTKPYTEAQWKAIDALGQSVDRELKAADVRLTLGGEPTFVSIDDMEGPEWNFTAHSEKKLELATKLVGRLRDRFAPGGVVHFGQGKWYPGEPLPRWALTCLWRRDGEPLWDSSTEVSATPATGEDARRFATELAGALGLATDYVLPAYDDPWKVLRDESELPLNIDPLTHDLADVKMRDKLRAQLAGSLGKPVGYVLPLRAHPRAKASAPTTWESSPWPLRRGHVFALEGDSSLGYRLPLGSLPEKLPDESAEAIASDPFERRDALGKRVKAKAAPVSADARKKAAAARMVVRTALCVEPRNGVLNVFLPPVTNLEDFIALIGAIEDTSQAIGRPIRLEGYPPPDDPRLARFAVTPDPGVIEVNIHPSSGWDELKERVSVLYEEARLCRLGTEKFMLDGRHTGTGGGNHVTLGGATAADSPLLRRPDLLRSLISFWQNHPSLSYLFSGAFVGPTSQSPRVDEARDDALYELEIAFEQMAATFEIGKPNEKPWLVDRLLRNFLVDLTGNTHRAEFSIDKLYAPGSATGRLGLLEFRAFEMPPHWQMSLLQMLLLRALIARFWKTPYDERLVHWGTRLHDEFMLPHFVAQDLGLVIADLERAGYPFKHAWFAPFLEFRFPRFGSATYEGMTLELRQAIEPWHVLGEEVVQTGTSRYVDSSIERMQVKATRLNDTRYAVACNGRLVPMTPTGRPGEFVAGVRFRAWAPPSALHPTIGLHAPLVFDFVDLRHERSIGGCTYHVVHQGGRSYDTFPVNALEAEARRVARFHATGHTPGPMTVNVEARNPRFPTTLDLRRMPQD; the protein is encoded by the coding sequence GTGACCATCAAGGTCGCCCTCCACCACCGCACCCGATACGTGTTCGACCGACTCGTGGGGCTGTCGCCCCACGAAGTCCGTTTGCGTCCCGCGGCGCACGCGCGCACGCCCATCGAGAGCTACTCGCTCACGGTGAAGCCCGAGAAGCACTTCCTCAACTGGCAGCAGGATCCCTACGGGAACTGGCTCGCGCGCCTGGTCTTCCCCGAGAAGTCGCGAGAGCTCGAGGTGACGGTCGACCTCGTGGCCAACATGACGGTCGTGAACCCGTTCGACTTCTTCGTCGACCCGCGCGCGGATACTTTCCCGTTCGCATACACGCCGGAGAACGAGCGTGAGCTCGCCCCCTACCTCGAGGTCGAGCCGCCCACGCCACGCGTGACCGCCTGGGTCGAAAGAGCGCGCAAGGAGATCCTCGCAAGCTCGCCCACCACCGTCGATTTCCTCGTCGCGATCAACGCGCGGCTTGCCGCCGATGTTCGCTACCTCATTCGCATGGAGCCGGGCATCCAGCCACCCGAGCTCACCCTCGAACGCTGCGAAGGCTCGTGTCGCGACTCCGCGTGGCTGCTCGTGCAGATCCTTCGCCGCCTCGGTCTCGCGGCGCGCTTCGCCTCGGGCTACCTCATCCAGCTCGTCGCCGACGTGAAGCCGCTCGACGGCCCCGCGGGAACGACGAAAGACTTCACGGACCTGCATGCCTGGTGCGAGGCCTACGTTCCGGGCGCGGGCTGGGTCGGCCTCGACCCCACCTCGGGGCTGCTCACGGGCGAGGGTCACATCCCGCTCGCGTGTACCGCGCTGCCTTCATCTGCTGCACCGGTGAGCGGATTCACCGACGTCTGCAACGCCACGCTCGATTTCGAGATGTCGGTCACGCGCCTGCACGAAGACCCGCGCGTCACCAAGCCGTACACCGAAGCGCAGTGGAAGGCGATCGATGCGCTGGGCCAGTCCGTCGATCGCGAGCTGAAGGCGGCCGACGTTCGCCTCACGCTCGGCGGCGAGCCCACGTTCGTCTCGATCGACGACATGGAAGGACCCGAGTGGAACTTCACCGCGCACTCGGAGAAGAAGCTCGAGCTCGCGACCAAGCTGGTGGGCCGGCTGCGCGATCGCTTCGCCCCGGGAGGCGTCGTGCACTTCGGCCAGGGCAAGTGGTATCCCGGCGAGCCGCTGCCGCGCTGGGCGCTGACCTGCCTCTGGCGACGCGACGGCGAACCGCTCTGGGATTCGAGCACCGAGGTTTCGGCAACTCCCGCTACCGGGGAGGACGCGCGGCGCTTCGCGACCGAGCTCGCCGGCGCGCTCGGCCTCGCCACCGATTACGTGCTTCCGGCCTACGACGACCCGTGGAAGGTCCTGCGCGACGAGTCCGAGCTTCCCCTCAACATCGACCCGCTCACGCACGACCTTGCCGACGTGAAGATGCGCGACAAGCTGCGCGCTCAGCTCGCCGGCAGCCTCGGCAAGCCCGTCGGCTACGTCCTGCCGCTGCGTGCGCATCCGCGCGCCAAGGCTTCCGCGCCGACCACCTGGGAATCCTCGCCGTGGCCGTTGCGTCGCGGCCATGTCTTCGCGCTCGAAGGCGATTCATCGCTCGGCTACCGGCTGCCGCTCGGCTCGCTTCCCGAGAAGCTGCCCGACGAATCGGCGGAGGCGATCGCCAGCGATCCCTTCGAGCGTCGTGATGCGCTCGGCAAGCGCGTGAAGGCGAAGGCCGCGCCGGTCAGCGCCGATGCTCGCAAGAAGGCAGCCGCCGCGCGCATGGTCGTGCGTACCGCCCTGTGCGTCGAACCGCGCAACGGCGTGCTGAATGTGTTCCTTCCGCCCGTCACCAATCTCGAGGACTTCATCGCGCTGATCGGTGCGATCGAGGACACCTCGCAGGCGATCGGCCGCCCCATCCGCCTCGAGGGTTACCCGCCGCCCGATGACCCGCGCCTCGCGCGCTTCGCCGTCACGCCCGATCCGGGCGTCATCGAAGTGAACATCCATCCGTCCTCGGGCTGGGACGAGCTGAAGGAACGCGTGAGCGTGCTGTACGAAGAAGCGCGCCTCTGCCGCCTGGGCACCGAGAAGTTCATGCTCGACGGCCGCCACACGGGAACGGGCGGCGGCAATCACGTGACGCTCGGCGGCGCCACCGCCGCGGACAGCCCGCTGCTTCGCCGCCCGGATCTCCTGCGCTCGCTGATCAGCTTCTGGCAGAACCATCCGTCGCTCTCGTACCTGTTCTCCGGAGCGTTCGTCGGCCCCACGAGCCAGAGCCCGCGCGTGGACGAAGCGCGCGACGACGCGCTCTACGAGCTGGAGATCGCGTTCGAACAGATGGCCGCGACGTTCGAGATCGGCAAGCCCAACGAGAAGCCGTGGCTCGTCGACCGCCTGCTGCGCAACTTCCTCGTCGACCTCACCGGCAACACGCACCGCGCCGAGTTCTCGATCGACAAGCTCTACGCACCGGGCAGCGCGACGGGGCGATTGGGATTGCTCGAGTTCCGCGCCTTCGAAATGCCGCCGCACTGGCAGATGAGCCTGCTGCAGATGCTCCTCCTGCGCGCGCTCATCGCGCGGTTCTGGAAGACGCCCTACGACGAGCGGCTCGTGCACTGGGGCACGCGGCTCCACGACGAATTCATGCTCCCGCACTTCGTGGCGCAGGATCTGGGGCTCGTGATCGCCGACCTCGAGCGCGCGGGCTATCCCTTCAAGCACGCGTGGTTCGCGCCCTTCCTCGAATTCCGCTTCCCGCGCTTCGGCTCGGCAACGTACGAAGGCATGACGCTCGAGCTTCGCCAGGCGATCGAACCCTGGCACGTGCTCGGCGAGGAAGTCGTGCAGACAGGAACGTCGCGCTACGTCGATTCATCGATCGAGCGAATGCAGGTGAAGGCCACGCGATTGAACGACACGCGCTACGCGGTGGCCTGCAACGGACGCCTCGTGCCGATGACGCCGACGGGCCGCCCCGGAGAGTTTGTCGCAGGCGTTCGCTTCCGCGCGTGGGCGCCACCCTCGGCGCTCCATCCGACGATCGGCCTGCATGCGCCACTCGTGTTCGACTTCGTCGACCTGCGTCACGAGCGCTCGATCGGGGGCTGCACCTACCACGTCGTCCACCAGGGCGGCCGCAGCTACGACACCTTCCCCGTGAACGCCCTCGAAGCCGAGGCGCGTCGTGTCGCGCGGTTCCATGCGACGGGACATACACCGGGGCCGATGACGGTCAACGTGGAAGCGCGTAATCCACGGTTTCCCACGACCCTTGATCTGCGGCGGATGCCGCAGGACTAA
- a CDS encoding intradiol ring-cleavage dioxygenase, translating into MTDRPERRRVLKALGIAAAWPLVAAPAVAAETYRPATPKLTAGPQYPKIFPTDSDWDMTRVAGRDNPATGVVTDITGTVMNRKSQPQAGLRLEFWQSDADGIYLNTGATGGDANFQGFAAVTTDADGRYKLRTIKPVPYPGRTAHIHFLVKDDGKEVLASEMFVYGMPGNDGDGLYRSLGANAELVTVKLTDAPKDSGAKLRGTFDIVIPRKD; encoded by the coding sequence ATGACTGACCGACCGGAGCGCCGTCGGGTATTGAAGGCCCTGGGCATCGCCGCGGCCTGGCCGCTGGTGGCAGCCCCCGCCGTTGCCGCGGAAACGTATCGCCCCGCCACGCCGAAGCTGACGGCCGGCCCGCAGTATCCCAAGATCTTCCCGACCGATTCCGATTGGGACATGACGCGCGTCGCCGGCCGCGATAACCCGGCCACCGGCGTGGTCACGGACATCACCGGGACGGTGATGAATCGCAAGAGCCAGCCGCAGGCGGGGCTTCGCCTCGAGTTCTGGCAATCCGACGCCGACGGGATCTACCTCAACACCGGCGCCACGGGCGGCGACGCCAACTTCCAGGGTTTCGCCGCGGTCACGACGGACGCGGATGGCCGCTACAAGTTGCGCACGATCAAGCCGGTTCCGTACCCCGGCCGCACGGCGCATATCCACTTCCTCGTGAAGGACGACGGGAAGGAAGTATTGGCCTCTGAAATGTTCGTCTATGGCATGCCGGGCAACGACGGCGACGGGCTGTATCGCAGCCTCGGTGCCAACGCGGAGCTCGTCACCGTGAAGCTCACCGATGCGCCCAAGGATTCCGGCGCGAAGCTCCGCGGTACGTTCGACATCGTTATCCCTCGGAAAGACTAG